One window from the genome of Rickettsiella endosymbiont of Xylota segnis encodes:
- the kdsB gene encoding 3-deoxy-manno-octulosonate cytidylyltransferase produces MQNKNIIIIPARYQSSRFPGKPLALIKGHSLIYRVWSIAKTIKRVDEVYIATDHVDIQTHALGFGAKVLMTEECNNGTERIFSAIALLTNKPDIILNLQGDAVLTPPWVIQALIDAMINNSQLEITTLATLINTKQYSLMQKAKLKGEVGGTMVVCDKDLNAMYFSKSMIPYLRDTQMQSPPLYRHIGLYAYRYSALKKYISLSPTPLEKLEGLEQLRILENGKPIRVILVDYKGHTHASIDSPEDVIRVEQLIETEGELVTL; encoded by the coding sequence ATGCAGAATAAAAATATCATCATTATTCCAGCACGTTATCAATCCAGTCGTTTTCCAGGAAAACCATTAGCATTGATCAAAGGCCATAGTTTGATTTACCGAGTTTGGTCTATTGCAAAAACTATTAAAAGGGTTGATGAAGTCTATATTGCAACGGATCATGTCGATATACAAACACACGCTTTAGGTTTTGGTGCTAAAGTTCTGATGACTGAAGAATGTAATAATGGCACCGAACGTATTTTTTCTGCAATTGCTTTATTAACTAATAAACCAGATATTATTTTAAATTTACAGGGAGACGCCGTGTTAACTCCACCTTGGGTTATTCAAGCGTTAATCGATGCGATGATCAATAATTCGCAATTAGAAATAACAACGCTAGCAACCCTAATTAATACAAAGCAATATTCTCTTATGCAAAAGGCTAAATTAAAAGGTGAGGTGGGAGGTACAATGGTTGTATGTGATAAAGATTTAAATGCTATGTATTTTTCTAAAAGTATGATTCCCTATTTAAGAGATACGCAAATGCAGTCGCCCCCCCTTTATCGGCATATTGGACTGTATGCTTATCGTTACTCAGCGCTCAAAAAATATATTTCATTATCGCCCACCCCTTTAGAAAAATTAGAAGGCCTAGAACAATTACGAATACTGGAAAATGGCAAACCTATTCGAGTGATATTAGTGGATTATAAAGGACATACCCACGCTTCGATTGATAGTCCAGAAGATGTTATCAGAGTTGAACAGTTAATAGAAACAGAAGGCGAATTAGTAACATTGTAG
- a CDS encoding histidine phosphatase family protein — translation MKIILSRHGNTFSVRDPVVWVGATQDLPLVDSGIFQGKCLAQALQKAEIHPKAVYCGPLKRTRDYAAVVLEQLHSSLKPIIDARLNEIDYGNWAGLSNTQIQEIDEGDELSAWENLSVWPKIARWSGSPTQMLKEVKTFSKALVAQYDPTDTILVITSNGRLRYFLKLIPGLFEQYVKNKAFKVATGNICLITYEHKWQIKFWNKKPEYLLNLP, via the coding sequence ATGAAAATTATTTTATCTCGACATGGTAATACCTTTTCTGTAAGGGATCCGGTGGTTTGGGTAGGTGCTACACAAGATTTACCTCTCGTTGATTCAGGTATATTTCAAGGCAAATGTTTGGCGCAGGCATTGCAAAAAGCAGAGATACATCCTAAGGCAGTGTATTGTGGTCCTTTAAAAAGAACACGTGATTATGCGGCTGTAGTTTTAGAACAATTACATTCTTCCTTAAAACCTATTATAGATGCTCGTTTAAACGAGATCGATTATGGAAATTGGGCCGGTCTTAGTAATACGCAAATTCAAGAAATTGATGAAGGCGACGAATTGTCTGCTTGGGAAAATTTAAGTGTTTGGCCTAAAATTGCCCGTTGGTCAGGATCTCCAACGCAAATGCTCAAGGAAGTTAAAACGTTTAGCAAAGCGTTAGTTGCTCAATATGATCCGACAGACACTATTTTAGTCATTACTAGTAATGGTCGGCTACGTTATTTTTTAAAACTTATTCCTGGGCTATTTGAACAATATGTAAAGAATAAAGCCTTTAAAGTAGCCACTGGCAATATTTGTTTAATAACTTATGAGCATAAATGGCAAATAAAATTTTGGAATAAAAAACCTGAATACTTATTAAATTTACCTTAA